A section of the Streptomyces sp. SCL15-4 genome encodes:
- a CDS encoding DegT/DnrJ/EryC1/StrS family aminotransferase: protein MLRAAGVGAGDEVVVPAFGNVEVAQAVSSAGALPVFADIDPVTYCLAPDAVEAAITPGTAAVVVVHRFGRRADMRRLHALGRRHGLLVLEQGESEAPYDEIAQRRQRAAYLDVKLKGVRTPDGGDGHTYQQYVVRVPGNGRPDRDAFAHALRARGVECRVPVKTPVHRLPEFRRCVSLPETELAADETLALPVDAMLTKRDMQRTAAACNALGGLLQPAF from the coding sequence ATGCTCAGGGCCGCCGGCGTCGGGGCCGGTGACGAGGTCGTCGTACCGGCCTTCGGGAACGTCGAAGTCGCCCAGGCCGTGTCCTCGGCGGGCGCGCTCCCGGTGTTCGCCGACATAGACCCGGTGACCTACTGCCTCGCCCCCGACGCGGTCGAGGCGGCCATAACTCCCGGCACCGCCGCGGTGGTTGTCGTACACCGCTTCGGACGGCGCGCCGACATGCGGCGGTTGCACGCGCTCGGGCGGCGGCACGGGCTGCTGGTGCTGGAGCAGGGCGAGTCCGAGGCGCCGTACGACGAGATAGCCCAGCGCCGGCAGCGGGCCGCCTACCTCGACGTCAAACTCAAGGGCGTACGGACACCGGACGGCGGGGACGGGCACACCTATCAGCAGTACGTCGTGCGGGTGCCCGGCAACGGCCGGCCGGACCGGGACGCGTTCGCGCATGCCCTGCGGGCCAGAGGAGTCGAGTGCCGGGTACCGGTGAAGACGCCCGTGCACCGACTGCCGGAGTTCCGGCGGTGCGTGTCGCTGCCGGAGACCGAGCTGGCCGCCGACGAGACCCTCGCACTGCCCGTGGACGCCATGCTCACCAAGCGCGACATGCAGCGGACGGCCGCCGCCTGCAACGCCCTCGGCGGGCTGCTTCAGCCCGCCTTCTGA
- a CDS encoding HAMP domain-containing protein, giving the protein MESGAATRGTKTRAKGGPSLGRSGGTTTVDTAALNRLLAALVAMRDGNFRKRLTVSGDGVISEIAAVFNEVADRNLHLTGELARVRRMVGREGKLTERLETAACEGSWAAAIEHSNALVDDLVWPVSEVGRVLTAVAEGDLSPRMELRTQAPDGGTGHPLRGEFLKVGRTVNNLVDQLSTFTDEVTRVASEVGTEGKLGGQARVRGMSGSWKDLTESVNTMADRLTAQVRDIALVTTAVAKGDLSRKVTVHVAGEMLELKNTVNTMVDQLSAFSSEVTRVAREVGTEGILGGRAQVPGVAGVWKELTDSVNTMAGNLTAQVRGISQVTTAVASGDLSQKVTVPARGEVARLAETINQMTETLRIFADEVTRVANEVGAEGRLGGQANVPGAAGTWKDLTDSVNTVFRNLTTQVRDIATVTTAVANGDLSQKVTVDVAGEMLELKNTVNGMVDQLSSFGAEVTRVAREVGVEGELGGQAQVPGAAGTWKDLTDSVNTAFRNLTGQVRNIAQVTTAVANGDLSQKVTVDVSGEMLQLKNTVNTMVDQLSSFADQVTRMARDVGTEGRLGGQARVDGVSGTWKELTDSVNFMAGNLTSQVRQIAQVTTAVARGDLSQKIDVDARGEILELKNTINTMVDQLSAFADQVTRVARDVGTEGRLGGQAQVPGVAGVWRDLTDSVNGMAGNLTAQVRNIAQVATAVARGDLSQKITVDARGEILELKNTLNTMVDQLSSFADQVTRVAREVGTEGILGGQAEVQGVSGTWKDLTQSVNFMANNLTIQVRNIAEVTTAVAKGDLSKKITVDAKGEILELVTTVNTMVDQLSSFAEQVTRVAREVGTEGILGGQAHVPGVTGIWKDLSNNVNLMANNLTMQVRNISQVAAAVANGDLTRQVTIEARGEVAQLADTINTMVKTLSSFADQVTKVAREVGTDGILGGQAHVPGVAGTWKDLTESVNQMASNLTGQVRNIAMVTTAIAKGDLTKKIDIDARGEILELKTTINTMVDQLSSFAEEVTRVAREVGTEGQLGGQARVRDVDGTWRDLTESVNEMAENLTRQVRAIARVATAVTRGDLNLKIDVDAAGEIQELQDYINKMIANLRDTTIANKEQDWLKGNLARISSLMQGRRDLEDVASLIMSELTPVVSAQHGAFFLAMPLMEGKGVGNGEDDYELRMLGSYGYSMGSMPTSFRPGEALIGTAAQEKRTILVDRAPSGYLKISSGLGEAPPAQVIVLPVLFEGKVLGVIELASFTPFTQIQKDFLNQIAEMIATSVNTISVNTKTEQLLKQSQELTEQLRERSAELENRQKALQASNAELEEKAELLARQNRDIEVKNTEIEEARQVLEERAEQLAVSMRYKSEFLANMSHELRTPLNSLLILAKLLADNAEGNLSPKQVEFAETIHGAGSDLLQLINDILDLSKVEAGKMDVSPTRIALVQLVDYVEATFRPLTAEKGLDLSVRVSPELPATLHTDEQRLLQVLRNLLSNAVKFTDSGSVELVIRPAGAGVPDSIREQLLEAGSLTDPAGELIAFSVTDTGIGIAASKMRVIFEAFKQADGTTSRKYGGTGLGLSISREIAQLLGGEIHAQSEPGRGSTFTLYLPLHMSELPPQGYQQSAPALEAGDLVASEARLSSELSAAEIETPAEVKSYRETQNGPAALFRRRRRALPEETQRAEQWTAVPEQEHSAPTVRFGGEKVLIVDDDIRNVFALTSVLEQHGLSVLYAENGREGIEVLEQHDDVAVVLMDIMMPEMDGYATTTAIRRMPQFAGLPIIALTAKAMKGDREKALQSGASDYVTKPVDPDHLLSVMNQWMRPE; this is encoded by the coding sequence GTGGAGTCTGGCGCGGCGACGCGAGGCACGAAGACGCGCGCGAAAGGCGGACCGTCCCTGGGCAGGAGCGGCGGCACCACGACCGTGGACACGGCCGCGCTGAACCGGCTGCTGGCGGCCCTCGTGGCGATGCGGGACGGGAACTTCCGCAAGCGGCTGACGGTCTCCGGGGACGGCGTGATCTCGGAGATCGCGGCTGTCTTCAACGAGGTGGCCGACCGGAATCTGCATCTGACCGGTGAGCTGGCGCGGGTGCGGCGCATGGTGGGGCGTGAGGGAAAACTCACGGAACGGCTGGAGACGGCGGCCTGCGAGGGTTCCTGGGCCGCGGCCATCGAGCACTCCAACGCGCTGGTGGACGATCTGGTCTGGCCCGTCTCGGAGGTCGGCCGGGTGCTGACGGCGGTCGCCGAGGGTGACTTGTCGCCGCGGATGGAGCTGCGGACGCAGGCGCCGGACGGCGGGACGGGGCATCCGCTGCGCGGGGAGTTCCTGAAGGTCGGCCGTACCGTCAACAACCTGGTGGACCAGTTGTCGACGTTCACGGACGAGGTCACGCGCGTGGCCAGCGAGGTCGGTACCGAGGGCAAGCTCGGCGGGCAGGCCCGGGTGCGCGGGATGTCGGGTTCGTGGAAGGACCTGACCGAGTCCGTCAACACGATGGCGGACCGGCTGACCGCACAGGTGCGGGACATCGCCCTGGTGACGACGGCGGTCGCCAAGGGCGATCTGTCGCGCAAGGTGACCGTGCACGTGGCCGGCGAGATGCTGGAGCTGAAGAACACCGTCAACACGATGGTGGACCAGTTGTCGGCCTTCTCCTCCGAGGTCACGCGAGTGGCCCGGGAAGTGGGCACGGAGGGCATCCTCGGCGGCCGGGCGCAGGTGCCCGGGGTGGCCGGTGTGTGGAAGGAGCTGACCGACTCCGTCAACACGATGGCGGGCAACCTGACCGCGCAGGTCCGCGGGATCTCGCAGGTGACGACGGCCGTGGCCAGCGGTGACCTGTCGCAGAAGGTCACCGTTCCGGCGCGCGGCGAGGTGGCGCGGCTGGCCGAGACGATCAACCAGATGACCGAGACGCTGCGGATCTTCGCGGACGAGGTCACCCGGGTGGCGAACGAGGTCGGCGCGGAGGGGCGGCTCGGCGGGCAGGCGAACGTACCGGGTGCGGCGGGTACGTGGAAGGACCTGACGGACTCCGTCAACACGGTGTTCCGGAACCTGACGACGCAGGTGCGGGACATCGCGACGGTGACGACCGCCGTGGCCAACGGTGATCTGTCGCAGAAGGTCACCGTGGACGTGGCCGGCGAGATGCTGGAGCTGAAGAACACCGTCAACGGCATGGTGGACCAGCTGTCGTCGTTCGGCGCGGAGGTCACGCGGGTCGCGCGGGAGGTCGGTGTCGAGGGCGAGCTGGGCGGCCAGGCGCAGGTGCCGGGTGCGGCCGGTACGTGGAAGGACCTGACGGACTCCGTCAACACCGCGTTCCGCAACCTCACCGGTCAGGTGCGCAACATCGCCCAGGTGACGACGGCGGTGGCGAACGGTGATCTGTCGCAGAAGGTGACCGTGGACGTCTCGGGCGAGATGCTCCAGCTGAAGAACACCGTGAACACCATGGTGGACCAGCTGTCGAGCTTCGCCGACCAGGTCACGCGGATGGCCCGGGACGTGGGGACGGAGGGCCGCCTCGGCGGTCAGGCCCGGGTGGACGGCGTCTCGGGCACGTGGAAGGAGCTGACGGACTCCGTCAACTTCATGGCCGGCAACCTGACGTCACAGGTGCGGCAGATCGCGCAGGTGACGACGGCCGTGGCGCGCGGTGACCTGTCGCAGAAGATCGACGTCGACGCGCGCGGCGAGATCCTCGAGCTGAAGAACACGATCAACACGATGGTGGACCAGCTGTCGGCCTTCGCCGACCAGGTGACCCGGGTCGCGCGGGACGTGGGTACCGAGGGCCGGCTCGGCGGTCAGGCGCAGGTGCCCGGGGTCGCCGGTGTGTGGCGGGACCTGACCGACTCCGTGAACGGCATGGCGGGCAACCTGACGGCCCAGGTGCGCAACATCGCGCAGGTCGCCACCGCCGTGGCGCGCGGCGACCTCTCCCAGAAGATCACCGTGGACGCGCGCGGGGAGATCCTGGAGCTGAAGAACACGCTGAACACGATGGTGGACCAGCTGTCGTCGTTCGCGGACCAGGTCACGCGCGTGGCCCGGGAGGTGGGTACGGAGGGCATCCTGGGCGGTCAGGCCGAGGTGCAGGGGGTCTCCGGCACCTGGAAGGACCTCACGCAGTCCGTGAACTTCATGGCGAACAACCTGACGATCCAGGTGCGCAACATCGCCGAGGTCACGACGGCGGTCGCGAAGGGCGATCTGTCGAAGAAGATCACCGTGGACGCGAAGGGCGAGATCCTCGAACTCGTCACGACGGTCAACACGATGGTCGATCAGCTGTCCAGCTTCGCCGAGCAGGTGACCCGGGTGGCCCGTGAGGTGGGCACCGAGGGCATCCTGGGCGGCCAGGCGCACGTGCCGGGCGTCACGGGCATCTGGAAGGACCTCAGCAACAACGTCAACCTGATGGCCAACAACCTGACCATGCAGGTGCGCAACATCTCGCAGGTGGCCGCGGCCGTCGCCAACGGCGATCTGACCCGGCAGGTGACGATCGAGGCGCGCGGTGAGGTGGCGCAGCTCGCCGACACCATCAACACCATGGTGAAGACGCTGAGTTCGTTCGCCGACCAGGTCACCAAGGTGGCCCGCGAGGTGGGCACGGACGGCATCCTCGGTGGTCAGGCGCATGTGCCGGGGGTGGCCGGCACCTGGAAGGACCTCACCGAGTCGGTGAACCAGATGGCGTCCAACCTCACCGGTCAGGTGCGCAACATCGCCATGGTGACGACGGCCATCGCCAAGGGTGACCTGACGAAGAAGATCGACATCGACGCCCGCGGCGAGATCCTGGAGCTGAAGACGACGATCAACACGATGGTCGATCAGCTGTCCAGCTTCGCCGAGGAGGTCACCCGGGTGGCCCGCGAGGTGGGCACGGAGGGACAGCTGGGCGGCCAGGCGCGCGTGCGTGACGTGGACGGCACCTGGCGCGACCTGACCGAGTCCGTGAACGAGATGGCCGAGAACCTGACCCGGCAGGTGCGGGCCATCGCGCGCGTGGCGACCGCGGTGACGCGGGGTGACCTGAACCTGAAGATCGACGTGGACGCGGCCGGCGAGATCCAGGAGTTGCAGGACTACATCAACAAGATGATCGCCAACCTGCGCGACACCACGATCGCCAACAAGGAGCAGGACTGGCTCAAGGGCAACCTGGCCCGTATCTCCTCCCTCATGCAGGGCCGCCGTGACCTGGAGGACGTGGCCTCGCTGATCATGAGCGAGCTGACGCCGGTGGTGTCCGCGCAGCACGGCGCGTTCTTCCTGGCGATGCCGCTGATGGAGGGCAAGGGCGTCGGCAACGGCGAGGACGACTACGAACTGCGGATGCTGGGCTCGTACGGCTACTCGATGGGCTCCATGCCGACGTCGTTCCGGCCCGGTGAGGCGCTGATCGGCACGGCCGCCCAGGAGAAGCGCACGATCCTGGTGGACCGGGCGCCCAGCGGCTATCTGAAGATCTCCTCCGGGCTCGGGGAGGCGCCGCCCGCGCAGGTCATCGTGTTGCCGGTGCTGTTCGAGGGCAAGGTGCTCGGTGTGATCGAGCTGGCGTCCTTCACGCCGTTCACGCAGATCCAGAAGGACTTCCTGAACCAGATCGCCGAGATGATCGCGACCAGCGTCAACACCATCTCGGTCAACACCAAGACCGAGCAGCTGCTCAAGCAGTCGCAGGAGCTGACCGAGCAGCTGCGGGAGCGGTCGGCCGAGCTGGAGAACCGGCAGAAGGCGCTGCAGGCGTCCAACGCCGAACTGGAGGAGAAGGCCGAGCTGCTGGCCCGGCAGAACCGGGACATCGAGGTGAAGAACACCGAGATCGAGGAGGCCCGGCAGGTCCTGGAGGAGCGCGCCGAGCAGCTCGCGGTGTCGATGCGCTACAAGAGCGAGTTCCTCGCCAACATGTCGCACGAGCTGCGCACCCCGCTCAACTCGCTGCTGATCCTGGCGAAGCTGCTCGCCGACAACGCCGAGGGCAATCTCTCGCCGAAGCAGGTGGAGTTCGCCGAGACCATCCACGGCGCGGGCTCCGACCTGCTCCAGCTGATCAACGACATCCTGGACCTGTCGAAGGTCGAGGCGGGCAAGATGGACGTCTCGCCGACCCGGATCGCGCTGGTCCAGCTGGTGGACTATGTGGAGGCGACCTTCCGGCCGCTGACCGCGGAGAAGGGCCTGGACCTGTCCGTGCGGGTCTCGCCCGAGCTGCCGGCCACCCTGCACACCGACGAGCAGCGGTTGTTGCAGGTGCTGCGCAATCTGCTGTCCAACGCGGTGAAGTTCACCGACTCCGGCTCGGTGGAGCTGGTGATCCGGCCGGCCGGCGCGGGTGTGCCGGACTCGATCCGGGAGCAGTTGCTGGAGGCGGGTTCGCTGACCGACCCGGCCGGTGAGCTGATCGCGTTCTCGGTGACCGACACCGGCATCGGCATCGCGGCCAGCAAGATGCGGGTGATCTTCGAGGCGTTCAAGCAGGCGGACGGCACCACCAGCCGCAAGTACGGCGGTACCGGCCTCGGGCTGTCCATCTCGCGGGAGATCGCTCAGCTGCTCGGCGGGGAGATCCACGCGCAGAGCGAGCCCGGGCGCGGTTCGACGTTCACGCTCTATCTGCCGCTGCACATGAGCGAACTGCCGCCGCAGGGCTACCAGCAGTCCGCGCCCGCGCTGGAGGCCGGTGACCTGGTCGCCTCCGAGGCGCGCCTCTCCTCGGAGCTGTCCGCGGCGGAGATCGAGACGCCGGCCGAGGTGAAGTCGTACCGGGAGACGCAGAACGGCCCGGCCGCGCTCTTCCGGCGGCGGCGGCGCGCCCTGCCCGAGGAGACGCAGCGGGCCGAGCAGTGGACGGCCGTGCCGGAGCAGGAGCACTCCGCGCCCACGGTGCGGTTCGGTGGCGAGAAGGTGCTGATCGTCGATGACGACATCCGCAATGTGTTCGCGCTCACCAGCGTTCTGGAGCAGCACGGGCTGTCGGTGCTGTACGCCGAGAACGGCCGCGAGGGCATCGAGGTGCTGGAGCAGCACGACGACGTGGCGGTGGTGCTGATGGACATCATGATGCCCGAGATGGACGGGTACGCGACGACCACGGCGATCCGCAGGATGCCGCAGTTCGCGGGCCTGCCGATCATCGCGCTCACCGCGAAGGCGATGAAGGGCGACCGGGAGAAGGCGCTCCAGTCGGGCGCCTCCGACTATGTCACCAAGCCGGTCGACCCCGATCACTTGCTGTCGGTGATGAACCAGTGGATGCGGCCGGAGTGA
- a CDS encoding SpoIIE family protein phosphatase, producing the protein MTTGLIPGGQPPEPQPTDEPMPRQRLDPAGEPAPHADERPRSSVITARAAASFEPVGRSVATARSFVRDTLQGWGFADIVDDAVVLTSELVTNAVVHAGTHADVLCLRTQDGVRIEVSDRYPEREVPLQSSAVSMSSPDREGGRGLQLCAALATRWGVDYTPTHKNVWFQLDLPERPVGTRTAGPALPADLLPLADGRVRVAVLQIDRKGGISAWNEDAEELFGYPASDVIGKPLTDLAAWPHTPGTGTGIAEALGLSRWEGTYGIRRSDGRVSQVYASHLRVRDTGGEPSTVCLLVRDHERAVLQTPSRVPAGDQSTSSDGQGTDPFEVFIGSPAPDDLDGLLQRTVERARDMLDGDSAFLLLATDDETELEVRASTGLPSARQRFARVPVEAGPGRYGSARMPAVHDDLAAVPGAVPLLTGTGMRSVVTVPLKVEGRLTGSLGVAAEAPGRYTNEEALRLQFAADRIALAVESARLGELERLRRGSLSFLVEASDLLAGTLDRDQTLALMAQMTVPTLATWCAVYTIADQASEPYLSYVLHEDEELIDGIKSLLSKIPPPDPVPTPGARVWTAPGEVAHQAALRSSMRSLGLAGGPTHRVASGIGPTLSTASAVGGETVVLPLVARNRVIGMLTLGKPTDEHFRQEILELAEDLSRRAALALDNARLYSERTAISQSLQRSLLPPGLPQIDGVEVEVIYRAAGEGNEVGGDFYDVFPIGNGAYGFAIGDVCGTGPNAAAVTGLARHALRLLAREGLPGPAVLERLNSAILDEGDRSRFLTLLYGELRTQDDGSAELKVVCAGHPLPLRLRQDGTVTAAAEPQPLLGVIEDLELYEETVTLDPGDVLLCVTDGVTERREGTRMLGDDGLADVLTTCTGLTAGAVAARIMRAVERFASDAPSDDMAILAMRVPGLHMEV; encoded by the coding sequence ATGACCACCGGACTGATCCCCGGGGGGCAGCCCCCGGAGCCACAGCCGACGGACGAGCCGATGCCGCGGCAGCGGCTCGACCCGGCCGGCGAGCCAGCCCCGCATGCCGACGAACGGCCGAGGAGTTCTGTGATCACCGCGCGAGCGGCTGCCAGTTTCGAGCCCGTCGGGCGATCGGTCGCGACCGCCCGTTCCTTCGTCCGCGACACCCTCCAGGGCTGGGGATTCGCCGACATCGTCGACGACGCGGTCGTCCTGACCAGCGAACTGGTGACCAACGCCGTCGTCCACGCGGGCACCCACGCGGACGTGCTGTGCCTGCGCACCCAGGACGGCGTGCGCATCGAGGTCTCCGACCGCTACCCCGAGCGCGAGGTCCCCCTCCAGAGTTCCGCCGTCTCCATGAGCAGCCCGGACCGCGAGGGCGGCCGCGGACTCCAGCTGTGCGCGGCCCTCGCCACCCGCTGGGGCGTCGACTACACCCCGACCCACAAGAACGTCTGGTTCCAGCTCGACCTGCCCGAACGCCCGGTCGGCACCCGCACCGCCGGCCCGGCCCTGCCCGCCGACCTGCTGCCGCTGGCCGACGGCCGGGTCCGCGTCGCCGTCCTCCAGATCGACCGCAAGGGCGGCATCAGCGCCTGGAACGAGGACGCGGAGGAACTGTTCGGCTATCCGGCCTCCGACGTCATCGGCAAGCCCCTCACCGACCTGGCGGCCTGGCCGCACACCCCGGGCACCGGCACCGGCATCGCCGAGGCACTCGGGCTCTCCCGCTGGGAGGGCACCTACGGCATCCGCCGCTCCGACGGCCGCGTGTCCCAGGTGTACGCCTCCCACCTGCGGGTCCGCGACACCGGCGGCGAACCCTCGACCGTCTGCCTGCTGGTGCGCGACCACGAGCGCGCCGTCCTGCAGACGCCGTCCCGCGTCCCGGCCGGCGACCAGAGCACGTCCTCCGACGGGCAGGGCACCGACCCCTTCGAGGTGTTCATCGGCTCCCCCGCGCCGGACGACCTCGACGGGCTGCTCCAGCGCACCGTGGAGCGCGCCCGCGACATGCTCGACGGCGACTCCGCCTTCCTGCTGCTGGCCACCGACGACGAGACGGAGCTGGAGGTCCGCGCCTCCACCGGACTGCCCTCCGCCCGCCAGCGCTTCGCCCGCGTCCCGGTCGAGGCGGGCCCGGGCCGCTACGGCTCCGCCCGCATGCCCGCCGTCCACGACGACCTGGCCGCCGTCCCCGGAGCGGTACCGCTGCTCACCGGCACCGGCATGCGCTCGGTCGTCACCGTCCCGCTGAAGGTCGAGGGCCGCCTCACCGGCTCCCTCGGCGTCGCGGCCGAGGCACCCGGCCGGTACACCAACGAGGAGGCGCTGCGCCTGCAGTTCGCCGCCGACCGGATCGCCCTGGCCGTCGAGTCGGCCCGCCTCGGCGAGCTGGAACGGCTGCGCCGCGGCTCGTTGAGCTTCCTCGTCGAGGCCTCCGACCTGCTGGCCGGCACCCTGGACCGCGACCAGACGCTGGCCCTGATGGCCCAGATGACGGTCCCGACCCTGGCCACCTGGTGCGCGGTGTACACGATCGCCGACCAGGCCTCCGAACCGTACCTCTCGTACGTCCTGCACGAGGACGAGGAACTCATCGACGGCATCAAGTCGTTGCTGTCGAAGATCCCGCCGCCGGACCCGGTGCCGACGCCCGGCGCCCGGGTCTGGACGGCCCCGGGCGAGGTCGCCCACCAGGCGGCCCTGCGCAGCTCCATGCGCAGCCTGGGCCTGGCCGGCGGGCCCACGCACCGGGTCGCCTCCGGCATCGGCCCGACGCTCTCGACGGCGTCCGCGGTCGGCGGCGAGACCGTGGTCCTGCCGCTCGTCGCCCGCAACCGCGTCATCGGCATGCTGACCCTCGGCAAGCCCACCGACGAGCACTTCCGCCAGGAGATCCTGGAACTCGCCGAGGACCTCAGCCGCCGGGCCGCCCTGGCCCTGGACAACGCCCGCCTGTACTCGGAGCGCACGGCCATCAGCCAGTCCCTCCAGCGCAGCCTGCTGCCGCCGGGCCTGCCGCAGATCGACGGCGTCGAGGTCGAGGTCATCTACCGCGCGGCGGGCGAGGGCAACGAGGTCGGCGGCGACTTCTACGACGTCTTCCCCATCGGCAACGGCGCGTACGGCTTCGCCATCGGCGACGTCTGCGGTACGGGTCCCAACGCGGCGGCGGTCACCGGACTGGCCCGGCACGCCTTGCGCCTGCTGGCCCGCGAGGGCCTGCCCGGGCCGGCGGTCCTGGAGCGCCTGAACTCCGCGATCCTCGACGAGGGGGACCGCAGCCGCTTCCTGACGTTGCTCTACGGCGAGTTGCGCACGCAGGACGACGGCAGCGCGGAGCTGAAGGTGGTGTGCGCCGGCCATCCGCTGCCGTTGCGCCTGCGCCAGGACGGCACGGTGACGGCCGCGGCCGAACCGCAGCCGCTGCTGGGCGTCATCGAGGACTTGGAGCTGTACGAGGAGACGGTCACCCTGGATCCGGGGGACGTGCTGCTCTGCGTCACGGACGGCGTCACCGAACGCCGGGAGGGCACGCGCATGCTGGGCGACGACGGTCTCGCCGATGTCCTCACCACGTGCACGGGTCTGACGGCGGGTGCGGTCGCGGCACGCATCATGCGCGCGGTCGAGCGTTTCGCGTCGGACGCCCCGTCCGACGACATGGCGATTCTGGCGATGCGCGTGCCGGGCCTTCACATGGAGGTGTGA